In bacterium, the genomic stretch AGGCGGCAAGGAGATTATCGATAAAGTAAAAGCAGTAGTCTCTTCTGGAATCCCAGTAATGGGACACCTTGGACTTACTCCTCAACATTGTTGCCAAATAGGTGGCTACAAAGTTCAAGGCAAAGATAGTCAAAGCGCTAAAAAGATTATTGAAGATGCTAAACTCTTAGAAGAAGCAGGAGTATTTTCCTTAGTCCTGGAATGTATTCCTTCTTCACTATCTTTAGAAATAACTAATTTAGTAAACATTCCTACTATTGGAATTGGTGCAGGAAAACACTGCGATGGACAAGTCTTAGTCATTAATGACTTATTGGGTATTTCTGATAAAAAGATGCCTAAATTTGTAAGACCATATGTCAACCTAAATCAAATTATTAAAGATGCAGTAAGAAGCTTTATAAAAGATGTAGAAACAAGTCTCTTTCCTAGCGAAGAAGAAAGCTACCATTAAAAATT encodes the following:
- the panB gene encoding 3-methyl-2-oxobutanoate hydroxymethyltransferase, producing MSIITTTKIREYKQTKKITMLTAYDYQVSVILNELKVDIILVGDSLGMVVLGYQDTLPVTMEEMIHHAKAVTKAANYSLVAIDMPFLSYQVDVKDAIYNAGRLIKEGRAGAVKMEGGKEIIDKVKAVVSSGIPVMGHLGLTPQHCCQIGGYKVQGKDSQSAKKIIEDAKLLEEAGVFSLVLECIPSSLSLEITNLVNIPTIGIGAGKHCDGQVLVINDLLGISDKKMPKFVRPYVNLNQIIKDAVRSFIKDVETSLFPSEEESYH